The Bacteroidales bacterium genome includes a region encoding these proteins:
- a CDS encoding glycosyltransferase, translating to MKILETITDLNLSSGGAVTSTLNSYGLLRDRGIDIDMVTLLPYSDDDSYLGDSYDGINALPFDGKTQFVYSKNLKRFLEKNRGYDIYHANGIWTYPTYKTIQVARKEDKPCIVTIHGMLNKDALKMTSFKKQIFLKLFQKRHLQSVAYIHATSEYEAECIRELGITTPIAVIPNGVIDCKLKHSFSCDGIVRFGFVGRTDPVKNIDVLLSAWQKLGNYTKNCQLTIIGGGNDSEYSKKLHTFVSEHNMNNVAFTGL from the coding sequence GTGAAAATACTTGAGACCATAACTGATTTGAATTTGTCGAGTGGAGGGGCTGTTACCTCTACTCTGAATAGTTATGGTCTTTTGAGAGATAGGGGTATTGATATTGATATGGTTACTCTTCTGCCCTACTCTGATGATGATTCATATCTGGGAGATAGTTATGATGGTATTAATGCTTTGCCTTTTGATGGTAAAACTCAATTTGTTTATAGCAAGAATTTGAAAAGGTTTTTGGAGAAAAATAGAGGTTATGATATTTATCACGCCAATGGTATTTGGACTTACCCTACTTATAAAACCATACAAGTTGCAAGAAAAGAGGATAAACCATGTATTGTTACCATTCATGGTATGCTCAATAAGGATGCTCTTAAAATGACATCTTTTAAGAAACAAATTTTTCTTAAACTTTTTCAGAAACGACACTTGCAAAGCGTTGCTTATATACACGCAACAAGTGAATATGAGGCTGAATGTATAAGAGAATTAGGTATTACCACTCCTATTGCCGTTATCCCTAACGGAGTTATTGATTGCAAACTAAAACACTCTTTTAGCTGTGATGGCATTGTTCGCTTTGGATTTGTGGGGAGAACTGACCCTGTAAAAAATATTGATGTACTACTTTCGGCTTGGCAAAAGCTTGGTAATTACACAAAAAATTGTCAGTTAACTATTATTGGTGGTGGGAACGACAGTGAATATTCAAAAAAATTACATACCTTTGTAAGTGAGCACAATATGAACAATGTTGCGTTTACAGGGTTATAG
- a CDS encoding glycosyltransferase, with protein MKVLHTISGLSKSSGGPSSCTYNLLKGLNNAGVEADVLTINSGDVIGDDNFIIAVDNDAQNPFVYSKNFRDKLRTGKQYDIYHANGLWTYPSHATAEWAMKNNKPFVIAPHGMLYPAGLDSKPWKKRLALALFQRRDLNNATLIQATCSKEAEYIEALGFKTPIEIIPNCLDIKLTPIREKENSVKRFGFVGRINPIKNIHLLLEAWAKLGCKTDNCQLIIAGDGDVIYKKQLTDFVADKELNNVVFCGFLSGNELTEMVSSFDYQLLVSKSENFGMVIPEALICGVPCIATQGTPWEELNTHNCGWWINDGVDNIASAIENAISTSETDRKAMGLRGRQLVIDNYSVSAVTKKIIKIYEKIL; from the coding sequence GTGAAAGTACTACATACAATATCAGGATTAAGTAAGAGTAGCGGAGGACCATCTTCGTGTACTTATAATCTGCTTAAAGGGCTGAATAATGCAGGGGTAGAAGCCGATGTGCTAACTATTAATAGTGGTGATGTTATTGGTGATGATAACTTTATTATTGCTGTTGATAATGATGCTCAAAACCCATTTGTTTATAGTAAAAATTTTAGGGATAAACTTCGCACAGGCAAACAATATGATATTTACCATGCCAATGGTTTATGGACATATCCTTCGCATGCTACTGCGGAATGGGCAATGAAAAACAACAAGCCTTTTGTTATTGCTCCTCATGGTATGCTATACCCTGCCGGATTGGATTCTAAACCATGGAAAAAGAGATTGGCTCTTGCTCTTTTTCAACGCAGAGATTTGAATAATGCCACTCTTATTCAGGCTACATGCAGTAAAGAGGCAGAATATATTGAGGCTCTTGGTTTTAAAACTCCAATTGAGATTATTCCAAACTGCTTGGATATAAAACTAACTCCTATCAGAGAGAAAGAGAACTCTGTTAAACGTTTTGGTTTTGTGGGTAGAATTAACCCTATAAAAAATATTCACCTTCTTTTAGAGGCATGGGCAAAACTTGGCTGTAAAACTGATAACTGCCAACTTATTATCGCTGGAGATGGTGATGTTATATACAAAAAACAACTTACTGACTTTGTTGCAGACAAAGAGTTGAACAATGTTGTTTTTTGTGGTTTTTTAAGTGGTAATGAACTCACAGAAATGGTTAGTAGTTTTGATTATCAACTATTAGTAAGTAAATCGGAGAACTTTGGAATGGTTATTCCTGAGGCTCTTATTTGTGGTGTACCCTGTATTGCTACTCAAGGCACTCCTTGGGAAGAACTTAATACCCATAACTGTGGTTGGTGGATTAATGATGGCGTTGACAATATTGCATCTGCTATTGAAAATGCTATTTCAACTTCTGAAACTGATCGTAAAGCGATGGGATTACGTGGCAGACAACTTGTTATTGATAACTACTCGGTATCCGCTGTTACTAAAAAGATTATAAAAATCTATGAAAAGATTTTATAA
- a CDS encoding glycosyltransferase family 4 protein produces MKKNYDIVYLTNTPSFYKINLCNEVAKQKSLLLVFYGYGEEAVNTLLKDNKAYNFDYTFLWEGNSAKRNKFSCFIKLVKLLKKISYSKLLFSGWFVPEYSVYAFLSPKRKNCMMCESTIYESNISGLRGFIKRAIINRCSTALPSGVAHKAIFDAIGFEGDIHITGGVGIFHKAERVIDKDKISIEKKYLYVGRLIECKNLRFLIERFNKNGKPLTIIGKGELEQELKVLAKENITFRGFIENDKLPEVYKEHDVFILPSRSETWGLVVEEAIYWGLPVVISDRVGCGNEMVISPQTGITFELDNIDSFNSAINNIEQNYKQYRDNAIAFDFEERDKKQIDCFTNL; encoded by the coding sequence ATGAAAAAAAATTACGACATAGTATATTTAACTAATACACCTTCGTTTTACAAAATAAATTTGTGCAATGAGGTTGCAAAACAAAAATCATTGCTATTGGTATTTTATGGTTATGGCGAAGAGGCGGTAAACACCTTATTGAAGGACAATAAAGCATATAACTTTGATTATACTTTTTTATGGGAAGGTAATTCCGCTAAACGCAATAAGTTTTCTTGTTTTATAAAGTTAGTAAAACTTCTTAAAAAAATTTCATATAGCAAATTACTATTCTCTGGTTGGTTTGTTCCTGAATATTCAGTTTATGCCTTTTTATCGCCTAAAAGAAAAAATTGCATGATGTGCGAAAGCACAATTTATGAATCAAATATTTCGGGGCTAAGAGGTTTTATTAAACGTGCTATTATAAATAGGTGTTCTACTGCCCTACCCTCAGGAGTTGCGCATAAAGCTATTTTTGATGCTATTGGTTTTGAAGGTGATATTCATATTACAGGTGGGGTTGGCATTTTTCATAAAGCTGAAAGGGTTATTGATAAAGATAAAATATCAATAGAAAAGAAATACCTTTATGTTGGTAGATTGATTGAATGTAAAAACTTGCGATTCTTAATTGAACGCTTTAACAAGAACGGCAAACCTCTTACTATTATTGGCAAGGGAGAACTTGAACAAGAGTTAAAAGTCTTAGCAAAAGAGAATATTACTTTTAGAGGTTTTATTGAGAACGACAAACTACCAGAAGTATACAAAGAACACGATGTTTTTATTTTGCCATCAAGAAGCGAAACTTGGGGTTTGGTTGTTGAAGAGGCTATTTATTGGGGATTACCTGTTGTTATAAGCGACAGAGTTGGTTGCGGTAATGAAATGGTAATATCGCCCCAAACCGGTATTACTTTTGAGTTGGATAATATTGATTCTTTCAACTCTGCAATTAATAATATTGAGCAGAATTATAAACAATACCGAGATAATGCTATTGCTTTTGATTTTGAGGAGAGAGATAAAAAACAAATTGATTGTTTCACGAATTTGTGA
- a CDS encoding four helix bundle suffix domain-containing protein, whose amino-acid sequence MTKKFLKQKGNYRKLIAYQKAECIYDITYYFVHKFLEKGDRTIDQMIQAARSGKQNIAEGSSASTTSSETEIKLINVAKASLQELLIDYEDYLRVRDLEQWDYNCDKATQTRKICSKHNESEFYRNAILTRNDETIANIAITLIHQEDVFLRKLLDSLQESFVEDGGIREQMSKARIEHRKNNKE is encoded by the coding sequence ATGACAAAAAAGTTTTTAAAACAAAAAGGTAACTATCGTAAATTAATTGCATATCAAAAGGCTGAGTGCATTTATGATATTACATACTATTTTGTACATAAATTTCTTGAAAAAGGAGATAGGACTATTGACCAAATGATTCAGGCTGCTAGAAGTGGAAAACAAAACATTGCAGAAGGGTCCTCTGCATCTACAACTTCAAGCGAAACTGAAATTAAATTAATTAATGTTGCTAAAGCAAGTTTACAGGAACTTTTAATTGACTATGAAGATTATTTAAGAGTTAGAGATCTTGAACAATGGGATTATAATTGCGACAAAGCTACTCAAACTCGTAAAATATGCTCAAAACATAATGAATCTGAATTTTACAGAAATGCTATTTTAACAAGAAACGATGAAACAATAGCAAATATAGCTATTACTCTAATTCACCAAGAAGATGTTTTCTTGAGAAAATTACTTGATTCTTTACAAGAGTCTTTTGTTGAAGATGGAGGAATAAGGGAACAAATGAGTAAAGCAAGAATAGAACATCGCAAAAATAATAAAGAATAA
- a CDS encoding O-antigen ligase family protein, translating into MLLVKTNIIKNINTCTIIALITALAVVNQAVSLKTFDLGVLYYGILIFTLLTTFFQSTIKRISMTMTILYIACILSILLNDINAVYRPWERFILFVIVTFIASPFIQSDFYDKFRVILYKYIHILLTIVIIISIPYIITGEKGLAGFGGFTNHSMLLAPISAVTLVTLLYQLYLGKYNKIIVISLIVITFIALLLAASRVSLAGAIVAIIYFFYRLYSNNKRKFGIIAITIIALMTVTYPLWGGYMEGIEKKNEAQLTETGEINYTGSRDMLWSQRIREFKSSPLVGVGFGYAKYVTNVNERTGRITFQKTETGTVEPGSSWLGALSMTGLLGFTALLVLWFKSLKNSWKVEKRDKLFGVYIGSTLIFWAVHMIAEGQIFAAGSFLFFMVWITFGAAYSAYNIVYKR; encoded by the coding sequence ATGTTATTAGTAAAAACTAATATTATTAAAAATATAAATACATGTACTATTATTGCATTAATTACTGCACTTGCTGTAGTTAATCAAGCAGTATCATTGAAAACATTTGATTTAGGAGTATTATATTACGGAATTTTAATATTTACTCTTTTAACCACATTCTTTCAATCAACAATAAAGAGAATAAGTATGACAATGACTATTCTCTATATTGCATGTATATTAAGTATATTATTAAATGACATCAATGCTGTTTATAGACCTTGGGAAAGGTTTATATTATTCGTAATTGTAACTTTTATAGCCTCCCCCTTTATACAATCCGATTTTTATGATAAGTTTCGAGTTATACTCTATAAATATATTCATATTCTTCTAACTATTGTAATTATTATATCAATACCTTATATTATTACAGGAGAAAAAGGACTTGCAGGTTTTGGAGGGTTTACTAATCACTCAATGCTATTGGCTCCTATATCTGCCGTTACTTTAGTAACTCTACTATATCAATTATATTTAGGTAAGTATAATAAGATCATTGTTATATCTCTTATTGTAATAACTTTTATTGCTCTTCTTTTGGCTGCATCAAGAGTTTCCCTTGCCGGTGCTATAGTTGCAATAATATATTTCTTTTATAGATTATATAGTAATAATAAACGTAAATTTGGAATAATAGCAATAACTATAATAGCACTAATGACTGTTACATATCCCTTATGGGGTGGTTATATGGAAGGTATAGAAAAGAAAAATGAAGCTCAATTAACAGAAACAGGTGAGATTAATTATACTGGAAGTAGGGACATGTTATGGAGTCAACGTATAAGAGAGTTTAAAAGCAGTCCTCTTGTGGGTGTGGGTTTTGGCTATGCCAAATATGTTACTAATGTAAATGAACGTACCGGTAGAATTACATTTCAAAAAACTGAAACAGGAACAGTAGAACCAGGGTCATCATGGTTAGGAGCATTATCAATGACAGGGTTATTAGGATTTACTGCATTATTAGTTCTATGGTTTAAATCACTAAAAAATAGTTGGAAAGTTGAAAAAAGAGACAAACTATTTGGAGTATATATTGGTTCAACCCTAATTTTTTGGGCAGTACATATGATTGCTGAAGGACAGATTTTTGCAGCAGGAAGTTTCCTATTTTTTATGGTATGGATAACTTTTGGTGCTGCATATAGCGCTTATAATATTGTTTATAAAAGATAA
- a CDS encoding glycosyltransferase — protein sequence MNKIVRWLIPQTYKNDYQFYRQWITSSWIKNNGKVKKGIEIPLKLRYILGKIKFIDYIIPNKLRKDKALIVCCGAHPNYTAWPYMYNHEIIPIIWDCWPKYHRELLNSIKRNKIQTIFCTSSQTRDLIKKDLPYVNSFWIPEGIDIKAYKMGSNLKDRKIDILELGRKLEWVHNGIKEFNKDSKYNHLYSQSNKLLFKDFEELTDGLANAKITICYPRCDTHPEIAGNIETLTQRYWECMLSGTLIVGRAPKELIDFCGYNPVVELSSNKFEIELENILNNIENYQSLCNTNRDFAINNASWDLRIKYIKDVLIKLGYSV from the coding sequence ATGAACAAAATAGTTAGATGGTTAATTCCTCAAACATATAAAAACGACTATCAATTTTATCGGCAATGGATAACTTCATCATGGATAAAAAATAATGGTAAAGTAAAAAAAGGCATAGAAATTCCGTTAAAATTGAGGTATATATTAGGAAAAATAAAATTTATAGATTATATTATTCCCAATAAATTAAGAAAGGACAAGGCTCTTATAGTATGTTGTGGAGCTCACCCAAATTATACTGCATGGCCATACATGTATAATCATGAAATAATTCCAATAATATGGGATTGTTGGCCAAAATATCATAGAGAATTGTTAAACTCTATAAAAAGGAACAAAATTCAAACAATATTTTGTACATCTTCACAAACTAGAGACTTAATAAAAAAGGACCTTCCGTATGTTAATTCATTTTGGATACCAGAAGGAATTGATATAAAAGCATACAAAATGGGATCTAATTTAAAGGATAGAAAAATAGATATACTTGAATTAGGAAGAAAATTAGAATGGGTACACAATGGCATAAAAGAATTTAATAAAGATTCTAAATACAATCATCTTTATTCTCAAAGCAATAAACTTCTTTTTAAGGATTTTGAAGAACTTACAGATGGTCTTGCAAATGCAAAAATAACAATCTGTTATCCAAGATGTGATACTCATCCTGAAATTGCCGGGAACATTGAAACATTAACTCAAAGATATTGGGAATGTATGCTTTCAGGAACTTTAATTGTAGGAAGAGCACCAAAAGAATTAATTGATTTCTGTGGATATAACCCAGTTGTTGAATTAAGTTCGAACAAATTCGAAATAGAGCTTGAGAATATTTTAAACAATATTGAAAATTACCAATCTCTTTGCAATACAAATAGAGACTTTGCAATAAACAATGCATCGTGGGATTTAAGAATTAAATATATTAAAGATGTATTAATAAAATTGGGATACTCGGTATAG
- a CDS encoding glycosyltransferase: protein MKVGFIAWERFSYGGVSRIISSLVNELSKDIDIEILCLKSEKSFENVYNIDTNKIKFSFTELTTIQKIRREIANKLLEKINITSNNFLLKNFPYIKYANSYLKKIVKWINSNHFDIVVFASGFEDCIQLAAIKDSIKKDIKLIAWSHASFKDYFRSDYKIRSNNQQKLWQYYYKNFDSIIVLSDADVFECKKYLGLNAIRIYNANSFSPNTRTKLNNKSFVYVGSLSETKGTDILIDAFVKFAEKNNDWNLNIYGEGKIREYIEAQINKHNLNSRVKLHNYTTDVESVYLNNDIFILPSRFEGFGIVQIEAISYGLPIIASELAITKELISKYNYGKIFKYGDPDSLSEIMLWMINQNLITYSVNGHKAAKDFEISNISKEWLLMLNNTRKINYEQNS, encoded by the coding sequence ATGAAAGTTGGTTTTATTGCATGGGAAAGATTTAGTTATGGCGGTGTATCAAGAATAATTTCATCTCTAGTAAATGAATTATCAAAAGATATAGACATTGAAATTTTATGTCTTAAAAGTGAGAAATCATTTGAAAATGTATATAATATTGATACTAACAAAATTAAATTTTCATTTACTGAATTAACAACTATTCAAAAAATTCGTAGAGAAATTGCAAATAAATTATTAGAAAAAATTAATATAACTTCAAACAACTTTCTTTTAAAAAATTTTCCTTATATTAAATATGCCAATTCATACTTAAAAAAAATAGTTAAATGGATTAATTCTAACCATTTTGATATTGTCGTTTTTGCATCTGGCTTTGAAGATTGTATTCAGTTAGCAGCCATAAAAGATTCTATAAAAAAAGATATAAAACTTATTGCTTGGTCTCATGCAAGTTTTAAGGATTATTTTAGATCTGACTATAAAATACGAAGTAATAATCAGCAAAAATTATGGCAATATTATTATAAAAATTTTGACTCCATTATCGTTTTGTCAGATGCTGACGTATTTGAATGTAAGAAATATTTAGGATTAAATGCTATAAGAATATATAATGCTAACAGTTTTAGTCCCAACACTAGAACTAAATTAAATAATAAAAGTTTTGTTTATGTAGGTTCTTTATCAGAGACCAAAGGAACTGACATTCTGATTGATGCTTTCGTTAAGTTTGCAGAAAAAAATAATGATTGGAATTTAAATATTTATGGAGAAGGTAAAATAAGAGAATATATTGAAGCTCAGATAAACAAGCACAATCTTAATTCAAGAGTAAAATTACATAATTATACGACAGATGTTGAGTCTGTTTATTTAAATAACGACATATTTATACTACCCTCAAGATTTGAAGGTTTTGGTATTGTACAAATAGAAGCTATTAGTTATGGATTACCTATTATTGCATCAGAACTTGCAATAACAAAAGAGCTTATATCAAAATACAATTATGGTAAGATATTCAAATATGGAGATCCCGATTCTTTGTCGGAAATAATGTTGTGGATGATAAATCAAAACTTGATAACATATTCAGTAAATGGACATAAAGCTGCGAAAGATTTTGAGATTTCTAATATATCCAAAGAGTGGCTATTAATGTTAAATAATACAAGAAAAATAAATTATGAACAAAATAGTTAG
- a CDS encoding glycosyltransferase → MKKNITSILIYNSNEPLPKQGGMELVTNSLANGLKERGFNVILLCKNKNRLGDVYTPPVPLYFIPDNNPQEYIKQIISNNNITHIIDQGEGEIIGRFGFFRKRDIFFKDIVMIAVQHSSAMSIINNYRIIMKKSYNNKCFNYIYNNIILLFRKIHSTNIIKSRYKELNSNYDKIVTLSPSFIDDFIKFTSKANKDKLIAIPNMNRYERVNIPSKDNRVLFVGRLYSEVKGCDKLLRIWKEATKDIKDWHLDIVGDGRDKQNLIELAKELDIKNCSFHGHCDPQPFYEKAQIFCMTSIYEGFGMVLTEAMQHGVVPMAFNSYSSVHDIITDNKDGYIIPAFNEKVYAKSLRELINNKNIRTKFAKEAKISSEKFSKENILNQWTDLIISTFK, encoded by the coding sequence ATGAAAAAAAATATAACTTCAATATTGATATATAATAGCAATGAACCTCTGCCTAAACAGGGTGGAATGGAGCTTGTTACAAATTCTCTTGCAAATGGGCTAAAAGAAAGAGGTTTTAATGTAATATTACTATGCAAAAATAAAAATCGATTAGGAGATGTATATACTCCTCCAGTTCCTTTATATTTTATACCTGATAATAATCCTCAAGAATATATAAAACAGATTATTTCAAATAATAATATAACTCATATTATTGATCAAGGGGAGGGCGAAATAATTGGCAGGTTTGGTTTTTTTAGGAAAAGAGATATTTTTTTTAAAGATATAGTTATGATAGCTGTTCAACATAGTTCTGCTATGTCAATTATCAACAACTACAGAATCATAATGAAAAAATCATATAACAATAAGTGCTTTAATTATATATACAATAATATAATTCTTTTATTTAGGAAGATTCATAGTACAAACATTATTAAATCAAGATATAAAGAATTAAATTCTAACTATGATAAAATAGTAACTCTATCTCCGTCATTTATTGATGATTTTATAAAATTTACGTCCAAAGCGAACAAAGATAAATTAATCGCCATTCCAAATATGAATAGATATGAGCGTGTAAATATTCCGTCAAAAGATAATAGAGTATTATTTGTTGGTAGATTATATTCAGAAGTTAAAGGGTGTGATAAATTACTTAGAATATGGAAAGAGGCAACAAAAGATATAAAAGATTGGCATTTAGATATTGTCGGAGATGGTCGTGACAAACAAAATCTTATAGAATTAGCTAAAGAATTAGATATTAAGAATTGTTCTTTTCATGGTCATTGTGATCCTCAACCTTTCTATGAAAAGGCCCAAATATTTTGTATGACTTCAATATATGAAGGATTTGGCATGGTGCTTACGGAAGCAATGCAACACGGAGTTGTACCTATGGCTTTTAATAGTTATAGCAGTGTACATGATATAATAACAGATAATAAGGATGGTTATATTATTCCTGCATTTAATGAAAAAGTGTATGCAAAAAGTTTAAGAGAATTAATTAATAATAAAAATATAAGAACTAAATTTGCAAAAGAAGCAAAAATATCTTCAGAAAAATTTTCAAAAGAAAATATTCTTAATCAATGGACAGATTTAATTATCAGTACATTCAAATAA
- a CDS encoding glycosyltransferase, whose amino-acid sequence MNILIYFGNQLNPQCGGTERVACIIAEYLQRQGHNLFYMACTPTLKEGSIETVFLPSKSETTTKENVSFVNGFIRNNKVDIIINEGGNTDSIYLFSHKNIDKRVKIITHLHFDVCGDIKNFYKSLYIPIKNAPFKTTTINIFKWIKAPYNKYYALRNKKARYKYMLDNTDKVVLLSKYHIIDYKRLVKNGDFSKLISITNPITFQNIKNIDSLKQNEIIFVGRLDYASKRVDRILKVWKVIQQKNRDWHITIVGDGTDKERLEVISKSLNLERITFAGHTDPEQYYQRAKILLMTSNFEGTPMVIPEAMAYGVTPIVMNSFVGVNELIQNGYNGILTKPFCVTDMANAVQRLIDNPNKLETIGKRGKITIHNMDNNSLLKEWNKIIN is encoded by the coding sequence ATGAACATTCTTATATACTTTGGCAATCAACTCAATCCTCAATGCGGAGGGACAGAGAGAGTGGCATGTATAATTGCAGAATATTTGCAACGACAAGGCCATAACCTTTTTTATATGGCCTGTACTCCAACATTAAAAGAGGGAAGTATTGAAACTGTATTTTTACCAAGCAAATCTGAAACTACAACAAAGGAGAATGTTTCATTTGTGAATGGATTTATAAGAAATAATAAAGTTGATATTATTATAAACGAAGGAGGTAATACAGATTCAATATATTTATTCTCTCATAAAAACATTGATAAAAGAGTAAAAATAATCACACATTTACATTTTGATGTTTGTGGAGATATTAAAAATTTTTACAAAAGCCTATACATACCAATAAAAAATGCTCCTTTTAAAACAACAACAATTAATATATTTAAATGGATAAAAGCACCATATAATAAATACTATGCTCTTAGAAATAAAAAGGCAAGATATAAATATATGTTAGATAACACAGATAAGGTTGTATTGTTATCTAAATATCATATTATAGATTATAAGAGACTTGTAAAGAATGGGGATTTTTCAAAATTAATATCTATTACTAATCCTATCACATTTCAAAATATTAAAAATATTGACTCATTAAAGCAAAACGAAATTATATTTGTTGGTAGATTAGACTATGCTTCCAAACGAGTTGATAGGATATTAAAAGTTTGGAAAGTTATTCAACAAAAGAATAGAGATTGGCATATAACGATTGTTGGAGATGGCACAGACAAAGAGAGATTAGAAGTTATTTCAAAGAGTCTAAATTTAGAACGAATTACTTTTGCTGGACATACAGACCCAGAACAATATTATCAAAGAGCAAAAATATTATTAATGACATCTAACTTTGAAGGTACTCCTATGGTTATACCAGAAGCAATGGCATACGGAGTTACTCCTATTGTTATGAATAGTTTTGTAGGAGTGAATGAACTTATACAAAATGGATATAATGGCATACTAACAAAACCATTTTGTGTTACAGATATGGCTAATGCTGTCCAAAGGCTTATTGACAATCCAAATAAATTAGAAACTATTGGTAAGAGAGGGAAAATAACTATCCATAATATGGATAATAACTCATTATTAAAAGAGTGGAATAAAATTATTAATTAA